The Echinicola rosea genome has a segment encoding these proteins:
- a CDS encoding class I SAM-dependent methyltransferase: MEKSFTEEELKAIAAQLSHPKGEMGIDVAATMHESNISMTEKAIELLHLESGDRVLELGHGSAMHVSQLLEEQENLHYTGLEVSELMHLEAKKHNALWVDKGKTAFYLYDGESAPFESGIFDKIFTVNTIYFWSEPKKTAMELKRLLADEGSLVIAFAQKRFMENLPFAQYGFTFYDDEDVIELMAAVGLVPLEQSDVTETVKSKAMEEVEREFTVMRFSR; the protein is encoded by the coding sequence ATGGAAAAGTCATTTACCGAAGAAGAACTCAAGGCCATTGCTGCTCAGCTCAGCCATCCAAAAGGGGAGATGGGCATTGATGTGGCCGCAACCATGCATGAGTCCAATATTTCCATGACTGAAAAGGCCATTGAGCTGCTTCATTTGGAAAGTGGTGATAGGGTGCTGGAGCTGGGACATGGGAGTGCAATGCATGTGAGCCAGCTTTTGGAGGAGCAGGAAAACCTGCATTATACCGGTCTGGAAGTTTCAGAACTCATGCACCTTGAAGCCAAGAAGCATAACGCCCTATGGGTTGATAAAGGAAAAACGGCGTTTTACCTATATGATGGAGAGAGTGCTCCATTTGAGTCGGGTATTTTCGATAAGATTTTTACGGTCAATACCATTTATTTTTGGAGCGAACCGAAGAAAACCGCGATGGAGTTAAAACGGTTGTTGGCTGATGAAGGAAGCTTGGTGATTGCCTTTGCGCAGAAGCGGTTTATGGAAAACCTGCCTTTTGCCCAATATGGGTTTACCTTTTACGATGATGAGGATGTCATAGAGCTGATGGCAGCGGTAGGTTTGGTGCCTTTGGAACAGTCCGATGTGACCGAAACCGTCAAGAGCAAAGCGATGGAAGAAGTAGAGCGGGAGTTTACAGTGATGCGCTTTTCTAGATAA
- a CDS encoding GNAT family N-acetyltransferase: MEPKYKIISLRPEDTWDLRHRVMWPDQPIDYVKLDEDRHGQHFGLIEGDKILAVISTFVKDGQAQFRKFATETSQQGKGLGSMLLRHVITYLEKEGVDRIWCNARADKTAFYEKFGLEKTPQTFVKGGIDYIIMEKTTVKISENRDFTIEDLLPLYRQNGWSSANKPSVLFNALTHSDSVVTAWKNDQLVGLGNALSDGHLVVYFPHLLVLPSHQGKGIGRMIMDKMMEKYEGFHMQMLTADVGAEQFYEKMGFQRAGKTVPMWKYEGKEH; this comes from the coding sequence ATGGAACCAAAGTATAAAATCATCTCCTTACGGCCGGAAGACACATGGGATCTTCGCCATCGCGTGATGTGGCCGGATCAGCCAATTGACTATGTGAAGCTGGATGAAGACCGACACGGTCAGCATTTTGGGTTGATAGAAGGGGATAAAATCCTCGCCGTCATCTCAACGTTTGTTAAAGATGGCCAGGCACAGTTTAGAAAATTTGCTACTGAAACCTCCCAGCAGGGAAAGGGCTTAGGAAGTATGTTGCTTCGCCATGTCATCACTTATCTGGAAAAGGAAGGAGTAGATCGTATTTGGTGCAATGCCCGGGCGGACAAAACCGCTTTCTATGAAAAATTTGGGCTTGAAAAGACCCCACAAACTTTTGTTAAAGGAGGCATTGACTATATCATCATGGAGAAAACAACGGTAAAAATTTCAGAAAATCGTGATTTTACCATAGAAGACCTGCTACCACTCTACCGACAAAACGGCTGGAGCTCGGCAAATAAACCTTCTGTTCTTTTCAATGCCCTTACCCATTCGGATAGCGTGGTCACTGCCTGGAAAAATGACCAATTGGTAGGGCTGGGCAATGCCCTTTCGGATGGGCATTTGGTCGTTTATTTTCCCCATTTACTGGTATTGCCCAGTCATCAAGGCAAAGGCATCGGCCGAATGATTATGGATAAGATGATGGAAAAATACGAAGGATTCCACATGCAAATGCTCACAGCTGATGTCGGGGCAGAGCAATTCTACGAGAAAATGGGGTTTCAGCGTGCAGGTAAGACCGTCCCCATGTGGAAATATGAAGGAAAGGAACATTAA
- a CDS encoding N-acyl-D-amino-acid deacylase family protein: MPQKPTFFLLIVLICACKQQKDFDIIIRHGQVIDGSGKPALMTDVGINADTIAYIGELSDQTAMQEIDAEGLVVAPGFINMLSWAVESLIEDGRSMSDIKQGVTLEVFGEGSSWGPLTPTTRREMKADQGNITYDIPWTTLGEYLEFLERKGVSANVASFVGATTLRVNTVGYEDRAPTPEELDSMKMMARQAMEEGALGIGSSLIYAPAFYSSTEELIALCKVASEYDGMYISHLRSEGNKLLESLNELIKIASEANIRAEVYHLKQSGSTNWNKLDAVISKIDSARNAGLHITTDMYTYTAGATGLDAAMPPWVQEGGYDAWAKRLQDPKIRKKVLQEMKSPATTWESLMQAAGSADKMILVGFKNDSLKHLTGKTLAEVATLRGKSPEETAMDLVVEDGSRVGTVYFLMDEKNVQKQLQLPWMSFGSDAQSMANEGVFLKSSTHPRAYGNFAKLLGKYVREENVISLEEAIHKLTHLPSTNLRIKKRGLLKQGYYADLAIFDPQKIEDRATFDKPHQYAEGMVHVLVNGQQVLRHGEHTGAFPGRVVRGPGWKGHH, from the coding sequence ATGCCCCAAAAACCCACATTCTTCTTACTCATCGTCCTTATTTGTGCTTGTAAGCAGCAAAAGGATTTTGACATCATCATCCGCCATGGTCAGGTGATCGACGGCAGTGGAAAGCCTGCATTGATGACAGATGTAGGCATTAATGCGGACACTATCGCGTACATTGGCGAACTATCTGATCAGACAGCAATGCAGGAAATTGACGCCGAAGGACTCGTGGTGGCACCGGGTTTTATCAATATGCTCAGCTGGGCCGTGGAATCGCTGATCGAGGACGGCCGCTCCATGAGCGACATCAAGCAGGGTGTAACGCTCGAAGTTTTTGGCGAAGGCAGTTCCTGGGGACCGCTGACCCCGACCACCCGTCGGGAAATGAAAGCAGACCAAGGCAACATCACCTATGATATTCCTTGGACCACCTTGGGCGAGTACTTGGAGTTTTTGGAGCGCAAAGGCGTATCCGCCAATGTCGCCTCCTTCGTAGGAGCGACCACCCTGCGGGTCAATACGGTCGGCTATGAAGACCGCGCTCCCACACCAGAGGAACTGGACTCCATGAAAATGATGGCGCGTCAAGCGATGGAAGAAGGCGCGCTGGGCATCGGATCATCACTGATCTATGCTCCCGCTTTTTATTCCAGTACTGAAGAGTTAATCGCACTTTGTAAAGTGGCCTCTGAATACGATGGGATGTATATCTCCCATTTGCGTAGCGAAGGAAACAAACTGTTGGAAAGCTTGAATGAATTGATAAAAATTGCTAGTGAAGCGAATATACGCGCAGAAGTTTACCATCTAAAACAAAGCGGATCTACCAATTGGAACAAGCTGGATGCGGTGATCAGCAAGATCGATTCTGCCAGAAATGCTGGCCTCCACATCACCACAGACATGTACACCTATACCGCCGGTGCCACGGGCCTGGATGCCGCCATGCCGCCGTGGGTACAAGAAGGCGGATATGATGCCTGGGCAAAGCGGCTCCAAGATCCTAAGATCCGCAAAAAAGTCCTGCAAGAAATGAAAAGCCCTGCCACCACATGGGAAAGTTTGATGCAAGCCGCTGGCTCGGCAGACAAGATGATCCTGGTGGGCTTCAAAAATGATAGCCTGAAACACCTTACTGGAAAAACGCTGGCAGAAGTGGCAACACTTAGAGGCAAATCCCCCGAAGAAACGGCCATGGACTTGGTAGTGGAAGACGGCAGCCGCGTAGGAACCGTCTATTTCCTGATGGATGAAAAGAATGTCCAAAAACAGCTCCAGCTACCTTGGATGAGTTTTGGCTCTGATGCCCAGTCTATGGCCAATGAGGGTGTTTTCCTGAAATCCAGTACACATCCACGAGCTTATGGCAACTTCGCCAAGCTGCTGGGAAAATATGTCCGTGAGGAAAACGTCATTTCTTTGGAAGAAGCTATCCATAAATTGACCCACTTGCCTTCTACCAACCTCCGGATAAAGAAAAGGGGGCTGCTAAAGCAAGGATATTATGCAGATTTGGCTATTTTTGATCCTCAAAAAATTGAGGACAGGGCAACTTTTGACAAACCACACCAATATGCGGAAGGAATGGTCCATGTTCTGGTAAACGGTCAGCAGGTCCTTCGCCATGGGGAACATACCGGTGCCTTTCCTGGCAGGGTAGTCCGTGGACCGGGTTGGAAAGGCCACCACTAA
- a CDS encoding sugar O-acetyltransferase, whose translation MMTEKEKMLAGQLYNTLDPTLIAQYHKARKLIKAYNILDSENMDERKTILSNLLGNMGKNVWIEAPFYCDYGENIHIGEETFVNMNCTFLDDNLIKIGKNGLIAPGVHIYTAIHPLKASDRIKNPSERNDGEPIYRTASKPVTIGDNVWIGGNVCIMPGVSIGDNVTIGAGSVVTKNIPSDVLAFGNPCKVIRNI comes from the coding sequence ATGATGACAGAAAAGGAAAAAATGCTCGCCGGCCAGTTGTACAATACGCTTGATCCCACGCTGATCGCCCAGTACCATAAGGCCAGAAAATTGATCAAAGCTTACAATATCCTGGACTCCGAAAACATGGATGAAAGAAAAACCATTCTCTCCAACCTTCTCGGCAATATGGGAAAGAATGTATGGATAGAAGCACCATTTTACTGCGATTATGGGGAAAACATCCATATCGGCGAGGAGACTTTCGTCAATATGAACTGTACTTTCTTGGACGACAACCTGATCAAAATAGGGAAGAATGGCCTGATCGCCCCTGGCGTACATATCTACACCGCTATCCACCCACTGAAGGCCTCTGACAGAATAAAAAACCCTTCTGAAAGAAATGATGGAGAGCCCATCTATCGCACCGCCAGCAAGCCCGTGACGATCGGTGATAATGTTTGGATTGGCGGAAATGTCTGCATCATGCCAGGAGTGAGCATTGGGGATAATGTGACCATTGGCGCGGGCTCGGTGGTGACCAAAAATATCCCAAGTGATGTGCTTGCCTTTGGCAATCCCTGTAAGGTGATTCGCAATATTTGA
- a CDS encoding response regulator, with protein MSKKIKCVLLVDDDEPTNFINEIILKRTGFVEKIVPVQSGMAALEYINKADGNEIPRPELIFLDINMPGISGWDFLEEYKKLPKHQKAKNVIVMLTTSLNPDDDEKAKTYQEISEYHSKPLTYEKITDIIEKHFSDL; from the coding sequence ATGAGTAAAAAAATAAAATGCGTTCTGCTGGTTGATGATGATGAACCAACCAACTTCATCAACGAAATCATCCTTAAGCGGACAGGATTCGTCGAAAAAATAGTCCCTGTCCAAAGTGGCATGGCTGCATTGGAATACATAAACAAGGCAGATGGAAATGAAATTCCGCGGCCAGAACTGATTTTCTTGGATATTAACATGCCCGGTATAAGCGGTTGGGATTTTCTGGAAGAATATAAGAAGCTACCCAAACATCAAAAAGCAAAGAATGTCATCGTCATGCTTACGACAAGTCTGAACCCTGATGATGATGAAAAAGCAAAAACTTATCAGGAAATCAGTGAATACCACAGTAAGCCCCTTACTTATGAAAAGATAACAGACATAATTGAAAAGCATTTCTCTGATTTATAG
- a CDS encoding PAS domain S-box protein, which produces MDSQILINAQDAIIAFDLKGKVVYCNPSSCKLFEYKRHTLLGMEYGSLIRDKRMEFDQLREAILFNEPQVSTKFDILSQSEKKKLVSAQFSPVKDKEGKITGISAFFRKVNQSDKVASKAQALVETAPDAMVIVNSQGQIVLVNAQTENQFGYSKEELIGNELEMLIPDKYIEKHQQNRKNFAKQPKPRSMGQGMELFGKRKDGSVFPVEISLSPLKTEDGLFVSAAIRNITDRKKAENKFKGLLESAPDAIILADKHGNIQLANEQVVNIFGYSKKELIGNKIEMLVPMRYHHRHTNHRDEFFHSAETRPMASGLELSGVRKSGEEFPVEISLSPLETEDGAMAIAVIRDTSEKAIVKKELQDFNKKLQVKNKELEQFAFVASHDLQEPLQTVMSFTEFLSENYGPHFDETGRKSMQYITEATGRMRQLIKGLLDYSRLGRERKPEMVDGNSLISNIKVDLGSQIKATNAKIYADNLPHIKGNYTELRILFQNIITNAIKFHKEGVPPEIQINVTKKSDHWLFCIKDNGIGIEKKFKERIFIIFQRLHARKSYDGTGIGLAHCQKIVELHGGKIWVQSELGQGSSFLFTIPI; this is translated from the coding sequence GTGGATAGTCAGATATTAATTAATGCGCAAGATGCAATTATAGCCTTCGACCTGAAAGGAAAAGTGGTCTATTGCAATCCATCAAGTTGCAAGTTGTTTGAGTACAAGCGCCATACTCTTTTGGGTATGGAATATGGTAGTTTGATACGTGACAAGCGGATGGAATTTGACCAATTGCGGGAGGCCATTCTTTTTAATGAGCCGCAGGTGTCGACCAAGTTTGACATCCTTTCACAAAGTGAAAAAAAGAAGCTGGTATCAGCCCAGTTTTCGCCTGTGAAGGACAAGGAAGGAAAAATCACCGGCATTTCGGCATTTTTCAGAAAGGTAAACCAATCAGATAAAGTGGCAAGCAAAGCCCAAGCCTTGGTAGAAACCGCTCCAGATGCCATGGTGATCGTCAATTCCCAAGGCCAAATTGTATTGGTAAATGCCCAAACCGAAAACCAATTTGGGTATTCGAAAGAAGAGCTGATCGGAAACGAACTGGAAATGCTCATTCCCGATAAGTACATTGAAAAACACCAACAGAATAGAAAAAATTTCGCCAAACAACCAAAGCCCCGCAGCATGGGCCAAGGCATGGAGCTTTTTGGGAAGCGCAAAGATGGTTCAGTCTTTCCGGTAGAAATTTCCCTCAGCCCGCTCAAGACCGAGGATGGGCTATTCGTGTCTGCCGCTATCAGGAATATTACAGATAGAAAAAAGGCCGAGAATAAATTCAAAGGATTGCTGGAAAGCGCACCCGACGCGATCATTCTCGCCGACAAGCACGGCAATATCCAACTGGCCAATGAGCAGGTCGTAAATATTTTTGGTTATAGCAAAAAGGAACTGATCGGCAACAAAATCGAAATGCTTGTCCCCATGCGCTACCACCACCGCCATACCAACCATCGAGATGAGTTCTTCCATTCTGCGGAAACCCGCCCCATGGCATCGGGCTTGGAGCTCTCTGGAGTACGTAAGTCTGGTGAGGAATTTCCGGTAGAAATCTCACTGAGTCCTTTGGAAACCGAAGATGGAGCAATGGCCATCGCCGTAATCCGGGATACCAGTGAAAAGGCAATCGTCAAAAAAGAGCTTCAGGATTTTAATAAAAAGCTACAGGTCAAAAACAAGGAGCTTGAGCAATTTGCCTTTGTGGCATCACATGACCTTCAGGAGCCATTACAAACGGTGATGAGCTTTACCGAATTTCTGTCGGAAAACTATGGGCCGCATTTTGATGAAACGGGCCGAAAAAGTATGCAATACATCACGGAAGCTACAGGCAGGATGCGCCAGCTCATTAAGGGCCTTCTAGACTATAGTAGGCTTGGAAGGGAGCGAAAACCCGAAATGGTGGATGGCAATTCCTTGATCAGCAACATTAAGGTGGACCTTGGTTCCCAAATAAAAGCGACAAATGCCAAAATCTATGCTGATAATCTACCGCATATAAAAGGCAATTACACGGAACTCCGAATATTGTTCCAAAATATCATCACCAATGCGATCAAATTCCACAAAGAAGGAGTCCCTCCTGAAATCCAGATCAATGTTACCAAAAAGAGCGATCACTGGCTATTTTGTATAAAGGACAATGGAATAGGTATTGAAAAAAAATTTAAAGAACGTATTTTTATAATATTCCAACGTCTTCATGCCAGAAAGTCTTATGACGGGACAGGAATAGGGCTTGCCCACTGCCAAAAGATTGTAGAGCTCCATGGAGGAAAGATATGGGTCCAATCGGAACTGGGACAAGGAAGCTCTTTTCTATTTACTATTCCAATCTAA
- a CDS encoding DoxX family protein → MLPLYVLLISFALSSFVIYLRRKKTDWPLAGRIALSTMLVFTAMGHVMFTSGMAKMVPAFIPSKTAVVYFTGLVEIAAAIGLHLRSTQRLTGMLLLIFFILILPANINASLQELNYKTGQSNGPGVAYLWFRIPFQLFLMIWTSWCAIRKKPFLFK, encoded by the coding sequence ATGCTTCCTCTGTATGTTCTACTCATTAGCTTTGCACTTTCCTCCTTCGTGATTTACCTGAGGAGGAAAAAAACCGACTGGCCATTAGCTGGAAGGATCGCCCTCAGCACCATGCTGGTCTTTACCGCCATGGGCCATGTGATGTTTACCTCCGGAATGGCCAAAATGGTTCCGGCATTTATTCCAAGTAAAACAGCCGTAGTGTATTTTACCGGATTGGTTGAAATAGCTGCAGCCATCGGGCTCCACCTTAGATCCACACAAAGACTCACGGGCATGTTATTGCTTATCTTCTTTATACTGATTTTGCCTGCCAATATCAACGCTTCCCTGCAGGAGTTAAATTACAAGACTGGCCAGTCCAACGGTCCCGGCGTGGCATACCTTTGGTTTAGAATTCCCTTTCAGCTCTTCCTTATGATATGGACTTCCTGGTGCGCCATCCGCAAAAAACCATTCCTATTCAAATAA
- a CDS encoding ZIP family metal transporter — MDTVSNILVYAGFSGITVFIGALLGNAFNNHIKKRTVKYEISHAAIAFGGGIILSAVALVLVPKGLEELTLWPMLFSFGAGAVVFFLIDRYLARKGGKMAQLLAMLMDFVPESIALGALFASDPSTGTLLAIFIGLQNLPEAFNSFRDLVESGFTIRKTLTLMFLLSFAGIVGAMAGHFLLRDYPDVTAHLMVFASGGILYLLFQDIAPNSRMKNHQWGAMAACLGFMVGMVGEKVI; from the coding sequence ATGGATACCGTAAGTAATATTTTAGTTTACGCCGGCTTTTCGGGCATTACGGTTTTTATCGGTGCCCTTTTGGGAAATGCGTTTAATAATCACATTAAAAAGCGGACAGTAAAGTACGAGATTTCACATGCTGCGATTGCCTTTGGAGGGGGAATTATCCTATCTGCCGTGGCCTTGGTGCTCGTGCCAAAGGGCTTGGAGGAGTTGACCTTGTGGCCCATGCTCTTTTCTTTTGGTGCGGGGGCGGTGGTCTTTTTCCTGATCGACCGCTACTTGGCGCGAAAGGGGGGCAAAATGGCGCAGCTATTGGCAATGCTCATGGATTTTGTTCCAGAGTCGATTGCATTGGGGGCATTGTTTGCCAGTGATCCTTCCACGGGAACCCTCTTGGCCATTTTCATAGGCCTGCAAAATCTGCCCGAAGCCTTTAATTCTTTTCGGGATTTGGTGGAAAGTGGATTTACCATAAGGAAAACGTTGACGCTGATGTTTTTGCTGAGTTTTGCAGGAATCGTAGGGGCAATGGCCGGGCATTTTCTGCTCAGGGATTATCCGGACGTGACGGCGCACCTGATGGTGTTTGCCAGCGGAGGGATTTTGTACTTGCTCTTTCAGGACATTGCCCCAAATAGCCGGATGAAAAACCACCAATGGGGTGCCATGGCAGCTTGTTTGGGTTTTATGGTGGGCATGGTCGGGGAAAAGGTAATATAG
- a CDS encoding pentapeptide repeat-containing protein — MQTTYFEGKEYRDDDFSLSFTSGEYEECVFVGCKFAGVDLRDTVFSECAFERCDFSNAQLVNTSFRDVEFSDCKLLGLRFDKCNAFLLTFCFINCQLDFSSFYGLKLKQTTFKSCKMHEVEFVEVDLTASTFDECDLLHAVFDGANLEKVDFRTARNFSIDPERNQIKKAKFSLPTVTGLLDKYDISVK; from the coding sequence ATGCAAACAACCTATTTTGAAGGAAAAGAATATCGAGATGACGATTTTAGCTTGTCATTTACCTCGGGCGAATATGAAGAATGTGTTTTTGTGGGATGCAAGTTTGCTGGAGTGGATCTCCGTGATACGGTTTTTTCGGAATGTGCCTTTGAGCGCTGTGATTTCAGCAATGCCCAGTTGGTAAATACCAGTTTTAGGGATGTGGAGTTTTCTGATTGCAAACTGCTGGGACTACGTTTCGACAAGTGCAATGCCTTTTTGTTGACATTTTGTTTTATCAATTGTCAGCTGGATTTTTCTTCATTTTATGGCTTAAAACTGAAGCAGACTACCTTTAAAAGCTGCAAAATGCATGAAGTGGAATTTGTGGAGGTGGATTTGACTGCTTCTACATTCGATGAGTGTGACTTGCTTCATGCGGTATTTGATGGCGCCAATTTGGAAAAAGTGGATTTTAGGACTGCCCGAAATTTTTCCATTGACCCAGAAAGGAACCAGATCAAAAAGGCAAAATTCTCCCTTCCCACCGTAACGGGATTATTGGATAAATACGATATTTCTGTGAAGTAA
- a CDS encoding DinB family protein: protein MKSYSFIILIIFFCFMNSVHAQDTKALPFEDISTYPGSLTTGTVAARMVESLGFRYRYASQGLKDENMDFRTSEEARTIGETIQHIYGLTMVIHDAVLNEPYDQKEGLNPMQAREESLHLLKAVYDRLLSMNDAEVEAINVRGDHPFWILINGPLADALWHSGQIATLRRAAGNPMPKGVNVFLGKYNGKVEE from the coding sequence ATGAAATCCTATTCTTTCATTATCCTGATCATCTTTTTTTGTTTTATGAACTCCGTCCATGCACAAGATACCAAAGCCTTGCCTTTTGAGGACATCAGCACCTATCCAGGTAGCTTGACCACAGGAACGGTAGCGGCAAGAATGGTCGAAAGCCTTGGCTTTCGATACCGCTATGCTTCCCAAGGATTGAAAGATGAAAACATGGACTTTCGCACCTCAGAGGAGGCCCGTACCATTGGAGAAACTATCCAGCACATTTATGGATTGACCATGGTGATCCATGATGCTGTGCTGAATGAGCCTTATGACCAAAAAGAGGGACTTAACCCTATGCAAGCACGAGAAGAAAGCCTTCATTTGCTAAAAGCCGTTTACGACCGGCTCCTGAGCATGAATGATGCCGAAGTAGAGGCAATAAATGTCCGCGGAGATCATCCCTTTTGGATCTTGATCAATGGTCCTTTGGCGGACGCCCTTTGGCACAGTGGACAGATCGCCACGCTCAGAAGGGCTGCTGGTAATCCCATGCCAAAAGGTGTCAATGTCTTTCTGGGAAAATACAACGGTAAGGTGGAAGAATAG
- a CDS encoding GNAT family N-acetyltransferase, which yields MEKNWLESVSLTGKKVSLVPLRPSHKAGLVAAATDGNLWELWYTSVPSQMTIDSYIEKALQEKSAHTSLPFVIIDNQSEKIIGCTRFCNAEAKHKRLEIGYTWFAKSAQRTGLNRECKYLMLTHAFEKLECICVQFKTDWFNQNSRNAIARLGAKQDGILRNDRLNADGTYRDTVVFSIIKQEWHGVKKSLLYQLKQYDLMA from the coding sequence ATGGAAAAAAACTGGCTGGAATCAGTATCCCTCACTGGCAAAAAAGTATCGTTGGTCCCGCTGCGGCCTTCCCACAAAGCTGGGCTAGTCGCTGCCGCCACTGACGGAAACCTTTGGGAGCTTTGGTACACCTCTGTACCTTCACAAATGACTATAGATTCCTATATCGAAAAAGCCCTTCAAGAAAAATCAGCACATACCAGTCTGCCGTTTGTAATCATCGACAACCAATCCGAAAAAATCATAGGTTGCACCAGGTTCTGCAACGCTGAAGCCAAACACAAAAGATTGGAAATCGGCTACACTTGGTTTGCCAAAAGCGCCCAGCGAACCGGCCTCAATAGGGAATGTAAGTACCTCATGCTAACACATGCCTTCGAAAAATTGGAATGTATTTGTGTGCAGTTTAAAACGGATTGGTTTAACCAAAACTCTAGAAATGCCATAGCTCGATTGGGCGCCAAGCAGGACGGTATCCTCCGTAATGACCGTTTGAATGCAGACGGGACCTATCGGGACACGGTGGTCTTTTCGATTATCAAACAGGAATGGCATGGCGTCAAAAAATCCTTGCTATACCAATTGAAGCAGTATGATTTGATGGCATAA
- a CDS encoding ABC transporter ATP-binding protein, with product MLDDLQLSIRKGEFVSIIGHSGCGKSTLLTMIAGLNDISGGKIIVDGTPVIEAGPDRAVVFQSPSLLPWLTALENVMIGVKQVFPHAKRVEKLDICKYYLDKVGLGGDFDKKAHSLSQGMQQRVGIARAFALKPKLLLLDEPFGMLDSLTRGELQDVLLEIWQREKITAVAITHDVDESIFLADRVIMMTSGPYAKIGDELIIPFARPRERREVLEHPEYYDYRGYLMNFLNH from the coding sequence GTGTTGGATGACCTTCAGCTCAGCATCCGCAAAGGAGAATTTGTGTCCATTATTGGCCATTCGGGCTGTGGCAAATCAACCCTGCTCACCATGATTGCCGGACTCAATGACATCTCTGGTGGAAAGATCATTGTCGATGGTACGCCTGTCATTGAAGCAGGTCCTGACCGCGCCGTGGTCTTCCAGTCACCCAGTTTACTGCCTTGGCTTACCGCATTGGAAAACGTAATGATCGGAGTGAAGCAGGTATTTCCCCATGCCAAAAGGGTCGAAAAACTTGATATTTGTAAATATTATCTGGACAAAGTCGGGCTTGGTGGAGATTTTGACAAGAAAGCGCACTCCCTCTCCCAAGGTATGCAACAAAGGGTTGGGATTGCCAGAGCCTTTGCGCTGAAGCCAAAATTACTGCTGCTGGACGAGCCGTTCGGAATGCTCGATTCCCTGACCCGGGGCGAGCTTCAGGACGTCTTGCTGGAAATTTGGCAACGGGAGAAAATCACTGCTGTGGCCATCACCCACGATGTGGACGAATCCATCTTTTTGGCCGATCGGGTGATCATGATGACCAGTGGCCCTTATGCCAAAATCGGGGATGAACTGATCATTCCCTTTGCTCGTCCCCGCGAACGCAGGGAAGTACTCGAGCATCCCGAATACTATGATTATAGGGGTTATCTTATGAATTTCCTGAATCACTGA